The Amycolatopsis sp. DG1A-15b genome window below encodes:
- a CDS encoding hydroxyacid dehydrogenase, producing MSRPRAALAMAPRAAAAVLDDAAMSALRRVCDLADGVLDDFASPAAHAVLPEVELLVTGWGCPPLDAAVLAGAPRLRAVVHTAGSVRGHVTEACWERGIAVTSAAAANAVPVAEYTVAMILLSGKRVLERARGLRAGRRADDPLGVPPHLGNYGRTVGILSASMIGRRVLGLLRPHDLRLLVHDPHVSGEEIAGLEAEAVSLAELFARSDVVSVHTPLLPETRGLVGRELITAMRPDAVLINTARGAVLDQDALAEATGAGRIRAILDVTDPEVLPPDHPLWDDGNVLITPHLAGSQGNELRRLAELAVAEVTRWAAGEAFAHPVRRERLGMIA from the coding sequence GTGAGCCGTCCCCGCGCCGCGCTCGCGATGGCTCCCCGTGCCGCGGCGGCGGTGCTCGACGACGCCGCGATGTCGGCGTTGCGCCGCGTCTGCGACCTCGCCGACGGGGTGCTCGACGACTTCGCGAGCCCGGCGGCCCACGCCGTCCTGCCCGAGGTCGAACTGCTGGTCACCGGCTGGGGCTGCCCACCGCTGGACGCGGCGGTGCTCGCCGGCGCGCCGCGGCTGCGGGCGGTCGTGCACACCGCGGGTTCGGTCCGCGGGCACGTCACCGAAGCGTGCTGGGAGCGGGGGATCGCGGTGACGTCCGCCGCGGCGGCGAACGCGGTGCCGGTGGCCGAGTACACCGTGGCGATGATCCTGCTTTCCGGCAAACGCGTCCTGGAACGGGCCCGCGGCCTCCGGGCGGGCCGCCGCGCCGACGATCCGCTCGGCGTGCCGCCGCACTTGGGCAACTACGGCCGGACCGTCGGCATCCTGTCGGCGTCGATGATCGGACGGCGGGTACTCGGGCTGCTGCGCCCGCACGACCTGCGGCTGCTGGTGCACGATCCCCACGTGTCCGGCGAGGAGATCGCCGGCCTCGAGGCGGAGGCGGTGAGCCTGGCGGAGCTGTTCGCCCGCAGCGACGTCGTCAGCGTGCACACGCCGTTGCTGCCCGAAACCCGCGGGCTGGTCGGACGCGAGCTGATCACGGCGATGCGGCCGGACGCCGTGCTGATCAACACCGCGCGCGGGGCGGTGCTCGACCAGGACGCACTGGCCGAGGCGACCGGGGCCGGGCGGATCCGGGCGATCCTCGACGTCACCGACCCGGAGGTGCTGCCGCCGGACCATCCGCTGTGGGACGACGGGAACGTGCTGATCACCCCGCACCTGGCCGGCTCGCAGGGCAACGAGCTGCGGCGGCTGGCCGAACTGGCCGTCGCGGAGGTCACCCGCTGGGCGGCCGGGGAGGCGTTCGCCCACCCCGTCCGCCGCGAACGCCTGGGGATGATCGCGTGA